One segment of Panthera leo isolate Ple1 chromosome A3, P.leo_Ple1_pat1.1, whole genome shotgun sequence DNA contains the following:
- the TMEM74B gene encoding transmembrane protein 74B: MASPPSLELKTLHNGPQIPRRPAPLGPVGPPREGVENACFSSEERETHFQNPGDTRLGSSPSPPGGVPSRPRSQRDDLSLHSEEGPGLEPVSRPVDYGFVSALVFLVSGILLVVTAYAIPREARVNPDTVTAREMERLEMYYARLGSHLDKCIIAGLGLLTVGGILLSVLLMVSLCKGELYRRPTFVPGRGSRKTYGSINLRMRQLNGDGGQALVENEVVQVSETSHTLQGS, encoded by the coding sequence ATGGCATCTCCCCCCAGCCTGGAACTGAAGACACTGCACAATGGCCCCCAGATCCCAAGGAGACCAGCCCCTCTGGGCCCGGTGGGCCCACCCAGGGAGGGTGTGGAGAATGCCTGCTTTTCCTCAGAGGAGCGTGAGACCCATTTCCAGAACCCTGGGGACACCAGACTGGgcagctcccccagcccccctggGGGCGTCCCCTCACGACCCCGATCCCAGCGGGACGATCTATCCCTGCATTCAGAAGAGGGGCCAGGCCTGGAGCCCGTGAGCCGCCCGGTGGATTATGGCTTTGTTTCTGCTCTGGTTTTTCTGGTGAGTGGGATCCTCTTGGTGGTGACTGCATACGCCATCCCCCGTGAGGCCCGCGTCAACCCTGACACGGTGACAGCGCGGGAGATGGAACGACTCGAGATGTACTATGCCCGCCTGGGCTCCCACCTGGACAAGTGCATCATCGCGGGCCTGGGGCTGCTCACAGTGGGTGGCATCCTCTTGTCAGTGCTGCTGATGGTCTCCCTGTGCAAGGGCGAGCTGTACCGCCGGCCCACCTTCGTCCCTGGCAGGGGCTCCAGGAAGACCTATGGCTCCATTAACCTGCGCATGAGACAGCTCAATGGGGACGGGGGCCAGGCTCTGGTGGAGAACGAAGTCGTCCAGGTCTCAGAGACCAGCCACACCCTCCAGGGGTCTTAA